One segment of Amycolatopsis alba DSM 44262 DNA contains the following:
- the pucL gene encoding factor-independent urate hydroxylase gives MAITLGPNQYGKAEVRLVTVRREGTVHHLKDLTVSTSLRGDLAATHLTGDNAGVVATDTQKNTVYAFAKESPVGEIEDFALRLGRHFVDSHQHISGARILIDEHGWNRISGHDHAFSQAGSEKRTTAVTVQDGQAWVVSGLDDLVVLKSTGSEFHGFPRDEYTTLAETNDRILATAVTARWRYQGDGIDWATSHAEVRRILLETFADKHSLSLQQTLYAMGEAVLQEREEVAEVRLSLPNKHHFLVDLSPFGLKNDNEVFFAADRPYGLIEGVVLRDDAEEPGLAWHTLAAF, from the coding sequence GTGGCCATCACCCTGGGCCCCAACCAGTACGGCAAGGCCGAAGTCCGGCTCGTCACCGTGCGGCGCGAAGGCACCGTCCACCACCTCAAGGACCTCACCGTCTCGACGTCGCTTCGCGGCGATCTCGCGGCCACGCACCTCACCGGCGACAACGCCGGCGTCGTCGCGACCGACACCCAGAAGAACACCGTCTACGCCTTCGCCAAGGAGTCCCCGGTCGGTGAGATAGAGGACTTCGCGCTGCGGCTCGGACGGCATTTCGTCGACTCGCATCAGCACATCTCCGGTGCCCGGATCCTGATCGACGAACACGGCTGGAACCGGATCTCCGGTCATGATCACGCGTTCTCCCAGGCGGGCAGCGAAAAGCGGACGACCGCGGTGACCGTCCAGGACGGTCAGGCCTGGGTGGTGTCCGGTTTGGACGATCTCGTCGTGCTCAAGTCGACCGGATCGGAGTTCCACGGCTTCCCGCGCGACGAGTACACGACGCTGGCCGAGACGAACGACCGGATCCTCGCGACCGCCGTGACCGCGCGCTGGCGCTACCAGGGCGACGGGATCGACTGGGCCACGAGCCACGCGGAGGTCCGGCGGATCCTGCTGGAGACCTTCGCGGACAAGCACAGCCTCTCCCTGCAGCAGACGCTGTACGCCATGGGAGAGGCTGTGCTCCAGGAACGCGAAGAGGTCGCCGAAGTCCGGCTTTCGCTGCCGAACAAGCACCACTTCCTGGTGGATCTTTCGCCGTTCGGGCTGAAGAACGACAACGAGGTGTTCTTCGCCGCCGACCGCCCGTACGGCCTGATCGAGGGTGTGGTCCTCCGCGATGACGCGGAGGAGCCGGGACTGGCCTGGCACACCCTCGCCGCCTTCTGA
- a CDS encoding alpha/beta hydrolase produces MKRLLTAGVIPVVVGGLLAGAVPASASTLNTTGIPGYYSGQTLDWHPCAADELVTLPPGTDIGGLECASYRTPRDWDRPNERQDLTIAVSRLKSTGPSTASVLTNPGGPGGPGRWFPVTFRGQDKLREHQDVIGIDVRGTGKSTNVTCRNTADLVNQLDPRDRDPRNLNQILANAEHVARSCQNASGELGPLITTYQTIKDYDLLRVLLGREKINWVGYSGGTWLGAHYAQQFPQRTGRFVLDSSTEFTTTWQKSFDRQAVGFERRWRQDFLPWMARYDAKYHFGTGGEEVRQAYERLRYALSRNPINGNGPMQLEYAMIYLLYKKASFPALADLLVKVRAGLENGAPEQAKAEARAAVKGAGDFPDAQDGTFWNTVCGEGRFTGTRESLIRDSQRNLDRGLLLAGGGTLNASVCLFWDKQPRPLPKLDGKGVPPVLIVQSEHDPATPIEGAKKAHAGFANSRMLTVTGEGDHGLYAGGNPAVDKVVDAYLVDGVVPADQSVTGMPLPTPAP; encoded by the coding sequence ATGAAGCGGCTACTGACCGCCGGGGTGATCCCGGTGGTCGTGGGCGGACTGCTCGCCGGAGCCGTGCCGGCTTCGGCGAGCACGCTGAACACGACGGGCATCCCCGGCTATTACAGCGGCCAGACCCTGGATTGGCATCCCTGCGCGGCGGACGAACTGGTCACGTTGCCGCCGGGCACCGACATCGGCGGACTCGAATGCGCGTCCTATCGCACCCCTCGCGACTGGGACCGCCCGAACGAGCGGCAAGACCTGACCATCGCGGTCAGCAGGCTGAAGTCCACCGGGCCGTCGACGGCCTCGGTGCTGACCAACCCCGGTGGTCCCGGCGGGCCGGGCCGCTGGTTCCCGGTGACGTTCCGCGGGCAGGACAAGCTGCGCGAACACCAGGACGTCATCGGCATCGACGTCCGCGGGACCGGCAAGAGCACGAACGTCACCTGCCGGAATACCGCCGACCTGGTCAATCAGCTGGATCCGCGTGACCGGGACCCGCGCAACCTGAACCAGATCCTGGCGAACGCGGAGCACGTGGCCCGATCCTGTCAGAACGCCAGCGGCGAACTCGGGCCGCTGATCACCACCTACCAGACGATCAAGGACTACGACCTGCTCCGGGTCCTGCTGGGCCGGGAAAAGATCAACTGGGTCGGCTACTCTGGCGGCACCTGGCTGGGAGCGCACTACGCGCAGCAGTTCCCGCAGCGGACGGGACGGTTCGTACTGGACTCGTCGACGGAGTTCACCACGACCTGGCAGAAGTCGTTCGATCGGCAGGCCGTCGGCTTCGAACGGCGCTGGCGGCAGGACTTCCTGCCGTGGATGGCGCGCTACGACGCCAAATACCACTTCGGCACCGGCGGCGAAGAGGTCCGGCAGGCCTACGAGCGGCTTCGGTATGCCTTGTCGCGCAACCCGATCAACGGGAACGGGCCGATGCAGCTCGAGTACGCGATGATCTACCTGCTCTACAAGAAGGCGTCTTTCCCGGCGCTGGCCGACCTGCTGGTCAAGGTCCGGGCGGGGCTGGAGAACGGGGCGCCGGAACAGGCCAAGGCCGAAGCCCGTGCCGCGGTCAAGGGCGCGGGTGACTTCCCCGACGCGCAGGACGGCACGTTCTGGAACACCGTCTGCGGCGAGGGCCGGTTCACCGGCACCCGCGAGTCGCTGATCCGCGACTCGCAGCGGAACCTCGACCGCGGTCTGCTACTGGCGGGCGGCGGTACGTTGAACGCGTCGGTCTGCCTGTTCTGGGACAAGCAGCCGCGTCCGTTGCCGAAGCTCGACGGGAAGGGGGTCCCGCCGGTGCTGATCGTCCAGTCCGAGCACGATCCGGCCACCCCGATCGAGGGCGCCAAGAAGGCACACGCCGGATTCGCGAACTCGCGGATGCTGACCGTGACCGGCGAGGGCGACCACGGGCTTTACGCGGGTGGCAACCCGGCCGTGGACAAGGTCGTGGACGCCTATCTGGTGGACGGGGTCGTCCCCGCCGACCAGAGCGTCACCGGAATGCCGCTGCCCACTCCTGCTCCGTGA
- a CDS encoding SGNH/GDSL hydrolase family protein produces the protein MRRTTRFVLATLLAVFSLASLGTPASAAETPSFRKYVALGDSYTAGPLIPWQQASWCFRSNNNYPAWLATKLGLYYRSGAFTDVSCSSADTTNMLSPQTVPSPSLALGSVPPQFDALTLDTDLVTIGIGGNDYGVFGSLIGTCPELRDDDPTGSPCKDHFTINGTDTLLAALKNTQRNLERVVKGVRERSPAATIVLVGYPRIAPSKGYCPSVLPFADGDYAWADEVERALNKAVSTAARKQGARYVDTYGPSNGHDACAGDAAWVSGKDTNLFRAVAYHPYAAGMKAEADLIFKALGGTTATSTEAPDARNASTPAELQRKAAAAGLVPRT, from the coding sequence ATGCGCCGCACCACCCGATTTGTCCTCGCCACGCTGCTGGCGGTCTTCTCACTAGCGAGTTTGGGGACACCGGCGAGCGCCGCCGAGACCCCGTCGTTCCGCAAATACGTCGCTCTTGGCGACTCCTACACCGCCGGTCCGCTGATCCCGTGGCAGCAGGCGAGCTGGTGCTTCCGGTCGAACAACAACTACCCGGCCTGGCTCGCCACCAAGCTCGGGCTCTACTACAGGTCCGGCGCCTTCACCGACGTCAGCTGCTCCTCGGCGGACACCACGAACATGCTCAGCCCGCAGACGGTCCCCTCGCCGAGTCTCGCGCTCGGGTCGGTGCCGCCGCAGTTCGACGCGCTGACCCTGGACACGGACCTGGTGACCATCGGCATCGGCGGCAACGACTACGGCGTCTTCGGCAGCCTGATCGGGACCTGCCCCGAGTTGCGTGACGACGATCCGACCGGTTCGCCGTGCAAGGACCACTTCACGATCAACGGCACCGACACCCTGCTCGCCGCGCTCAAGAACACCCAGCGGAACCTCGAACGCGTCGTCAAGGGCGTCCGGGAGCGTTCGCCCGCGGCCACCATCGTGCTGGTCGGCTACCCGCGGATCGCGCCGTCGAAGGGTTACTGCCCCAGTGTCCTCCCGTTCGCCGACGGCGACTACGCCTGGGCCGACGAGGTCGAACGCGCGCTCAACAAGGCCGTCTCCACCGCCGCCCGGAAGCAGGGCGCCCGCTACGTCGACACGTATGGGCCGAGCAACGGTCACGACGCTTGCGCGGGTGACGCGGCCTGGGTGAGCGGCAAGGACACCAACCTGTTCCGCGCGGTCGCGTATCACCCGTACGCGGCGGGGATGAAGGCCGAAGCCGACCTGATCTTCAAGGCACTCGGCGGCACCACCGCGACGTCCACGGAGGCGCCGGACGCGCGGAACGCGAGCACTCCGGCCGAACTCCAGCGCAAGGCCGCCGCGGCCGGGCTTGTGCCGCGGACCTAG
- a CDS encoding TetR/AcrR family transcriptional regulator: MNAGAELLRRNGYTGTGVKQIVEAANAPFGSLYHFFPGGKEQLGEEVIRTSGMMYLALFEIFFADEPDLIHGIEAAFASAADTLEATGYADACPIATVALEVASTNEKLRIATADVFTAWIETGAGKLGKYGLGPEAARQLTIALVNSLEGAFVLSRSLRNTEALEVAGASTVALARTLLPDA; the protein is encoded by the coding sequence GTGAACGCCGGGGCCGAGCTGCTCAGACGGAACGGCTACACCGGCACCGGGGTGAAGCAGATCGTCGAGGCCGCGAACGCGCCCTTCGGCTCGCTGTACCACTTCTTCCCCGGCGGCAAGGAGCAACTCGGCGAGGAGGTCATCCGGACCTCCGGGATGATGTACCTCGCGCTGTTCGAGATCTTCTTCGCCGACGAGCCGGACCTGATCCACGGGATCGAGGCGGCCTTCGCCAGTGCCGCCGACACGCTCGAAGCGACCGGCTACGCCGACGCCTGCCCCATCGCGACGGTCGCGCTGGAGGTCGCCAGCACCAACGAGAAGCTGCGCATCGCGACGGCCGACGTGTTCACGGCGTGGATCGAGACCGGCGCCGGGAAGCTGGGCAAATACGGCCTCGGCCCCGAGGCCGCGCGGCAGCTCACGATCGCGTTGGTGAACAGCCTCGAAGGAGCGTTCGTGTTGAGCCGATCGCTGCGTAACACCGAAGCGCTCGAGGTCGCGGGCGCGTCGACGGTCGCCTTGGCGCGCACGCTGCTCCCCGATGCGTGA
- a CDS encoding allophanate hydrolase-related protein, whose translation MVLMFLNGGGMRGGPLHEQLQGAPLCCVARSAPKYHYFSVGDRFPAMHEGGSGSVVGEVYDLPLSVLRDHLVPAEPPELELGVVELEDGAACLATVLRSSFVDSPGLTDITAVGDWRAYLSSL comes from the coding sequence GTGGTTCTGATGTTCCTCAACGGCGGCGGCATGCGTGGCGGACCGCTGCACGAACAGTTGCAGGGCGCGCCGCTGTGCTGCGTGGCCCGGTCGGCACCGAAGTACCACTACTTCTCCGTGGGCGACCGGTTCCCGGCGATGCACGAAGGCGGTTCCGGATCCGTGGTCGGCGAGGTCTACGACCTGCCGCTTTCGGTGCTGCGGGATCACCTCGTCCCCGCCGAGCCGCCGGAACTGGAGCTGGGCGTCGTCGAACTGGAGGACGGCGCGGCCTGCCTCGCGACCGTCCTGCGTTCATCCTTTGTGGACTCACCTGGGCTGACCGACATTACTGCCGTCGGTGACTGGCGGGCCTACCTCTCGTCCCTCTAG
- a CDS encoding NCS2 family permease, whose amino-acid sequence MTQLGTERPHPSSAEPSRLSGLDRWFKISHRGSTIGREVRGGITTFVAMCYIVLLNPLILGASADITGARLSTEAITTATALAAGVTTILMGLVGNAPLALAAGLGVNGVVAFQMAPAMTWAQAFGLVVLEGVCIVFMAVSGIRERIINAIPMPLKVAITVGIGLYIALVGLVSAGFVTRTPDSAQSTVPVRMGIGGHLVGWPIAIFCLGLLLMIVLVSRGVPGAVLISIAVATGLAVLVNSVFHVQGWGLVEPKVPDQVVAHPDFSLLGDIDLFGGFASAGAVTAAVFLFTLVLSGFFDAMGTITSVSEEAGLTKDGKVEGMGRILLVDGAGALAGGVTGSAPNTVFLESAAGVGEGARTGLASIVTGGLFTATLFLTPLAAVVPAQAAAPALVVIGGMMMAQCARIPWRDLDFAIPVFLTIALIPFTYSITNGIGAGLVAYVLIKICKGKIREIGWILGILAAVFGVYFGIEGIMSWF is encoded by the coding sequence ATGACCCAATTAGGTACAGAGCGTCCCCACCCGTCCTCGGCCGAGCCGAGCCGGCTGTCCGGGCTCGACCGCTGGTTCAAGATCTCCCACCGCGGCAGCACGATCGGCCGCGAGGTGCGCGGCGGGATCACCACGTTCGTCGCGATGTGTTACATCGTGTTGCTCAACCCGCTCATCCTCGGCGCGTCGGCCGACATCACCGGCGCCCGGCTGAGCACCGAGGCGATCACGACCGCGACCGCGCTGGCGGCGGGCGTCACCACGATCCTGATGGGACTCGTGGGGAACGCGCCACTGGCGCTCGCGGCCGGTCTCGGCGTCAACGGCGTCGTCGCGTTCCAGATGGCGCCGGCCATGACGTGGGCACAGGCCTTCGGACTCGTCGTCCTCGAAGGCGTCTGCATCGTGTTCATGGCGGTTTCCGGGATCCGGGAACGGATCATCAACGCGATCCCGATGCCGCTCAAGGTCGCGATCACCGTCGGCATCGGGCTCTACATCGCGCTGGTCGGCCTGGTCAGCGCCGGATTCGTCACCCGGACACCGGACTCCGCCCAGTCGACGGTGCCGGTGCGGATGGGCATCGGCGGTCATCTGGTCGGCTGGCCGATCGCGATCTTCTGCCTCGGCCTGCTGCTGATGATCGTGCTCGTGAGCCGCGGCGTACCGGGGGCGGTGCTGATCAGCATCGCCGTCGCGACCGGGCTCGCGGTGCTGGTCAACAGCGTGTTCCACGTCCAAGGCTGGGGGCTGGTCGAGCCCAAGGTGCCCGACCAGGTCGTGGCGCATCCCGACTTCAGTCTCCTGGGGGACATCGACCTCTTCGGCGGCTTCGCGTCGGCGGGCGCTGTGACGGCGGCGGTCTTCCTGTTCACGCTGGTGCTTTCCGGGTTCTTCGACGCGATGGGCACGATCACCAGCGTCTCGGAGGAAGCGGGCCTGACCAAGGACGGCAAGGTCGAGGGGATGGGCCGCATCCTGCTGGTCGACGGCGCCGGCGCGCTCGCGGGCGGCGTGACCGGTTCGGCCCCCAACACCGTGTTCCTCGAATCGGCCGCCGGTGTCGGTGAAGGCGCGAGGACCGGGCTGGCGAGCATCGTCACCGGCGGGTTGTTCACCGCGACCCTGTTCCTGACGCCGCTCGCGGCGGTCGTCCCGGCGCAGGCCGCGGCACCCGCGCTGGTCGTCATCGGCGGGATGATGATGGCCCAGTGCGCGCGGATTCCCTGGCGGGACCTGGACTTCGCGATCCCGGTGTTCCTGACCATCGCGTTGATCCCGTTCACCTACTCGATCACCAACGGGATCGGCGCCGGGCTGGTCGCCTACGTGCTGATCAAGATCTGCAAGGGCAAGATCCGCGAGATCGGCTGGATCCTCGGGATCCTGGCCGCGGTGTTCGGGGTGTACTTCGGGATCGAAGGGATCATGTCGTGGTTCTGA
- a CDS encoding nucleoside deaminase: MGTRLSISESDEQKWLAEAVQLATTNVERGGGPFGAMIVRDGSVLATGTNQVTPTLDPTAHAEVVAIRAACQAIGDYKLDGCVLVTSCEPCPLCLSAALWARVGKVVYAADRHDAAEAGFDDREFYDLFSRPRETWSLPVGQLSLPDSFAPFQAWLSKPDKKAY, from the coding sequence GTGGGTACCCGTCTGTCCATTTCGGAGTCCGACGAGCAGAAGTGGCTCGCCGAAGCGGTCCAGCTGGCGACGACGAACGTCGAACGCGGCGGTGGCCCGTTCGGCGCGATGATCGTCCGCGACGGTTCGGTGCTGGCCACCGGGACCAACCAGGTGACGCCGACGCTGGACCCGACGGCGCACGCCGAGGTCGTCGCGATCCGCGCGGCCTGCCAGGCGATCGGCGACTACAAACTCGACGGCTGCGTGCTCGTCACCTCCTGTGAACCCTGCCCGCTCTGCCTTTCCGCCGCGCTCTGGGCGCGCGTCGGCAAGGTCGTCTACGCCGCGGACCGCCACGACGCGGCCGAGGCGGGCTTCGACGACCGAGAGTTCTACGATCTCTTTTCCCGCCCGCGCGAGACCTGGTCACTACCCGTCGGCCAACTGTCCCTTCCGGACTCTTTCGCGCCTTTCCAGGCCTGGCTGTCGAAACCCGACAAGAAGGCTTACTGA
- the pucD gene encoding xanthine dehydrogenase subunit D has product MTTTEVSTQTTGNGVGTSPRRPDGTVKVRGEFAYSSDLWHEDMLWGATLRSPHPYARVTGIDITDALAVQGVYAVLTHEDVPGLNKYGLEHSDQPVLAVDVVRYQGEPVALVAADHPETARRAMKRIKVSYEVLEPVTDSEKAAAGEGAELHPGGNVVRHAKIRHGDQSVKADVVVSGVYEVGMQDQAFLGPESGMAIPDTEGGVDLYVATQWLHVDQQQIVAALGLPKDKVRLTLGGVGGAFGGREDLSIQVHACLLALHTGKPVKMVYNREESFYGHVHRHPAKMYYEHGADKDGRLVYVKAKLYLDGGAYASSTGAVVANAATLGVGPYNVDSASVDCWGVYTNNPPCGAMRGFGAVQAGFAYESQMDKLAKACGIDPVDIRILNAMEEGSLMPTGQVVDSAAPVAELLERLRAKPLPVQHEDLDLRRMPGGVSNTTHGEGVVRGVGYAVGIKNICFSEGFDDYSTARVRLQLVGGEPAATVHTAACEVGQGLVTIMQQIVRTELGIEQVTILPMDTNIGNGGSTSASRQSYVTGGAVQAACVAVRSGLHQHLAGKLAADGKLNVVANKVVSVDGSVLADLADVLGDEVFDETVEWRHRPTTPIDPETGQGNAHVQYGFAAHRAVVDVDTELGLIKVVALDCAQDVGKALNPQAVLGQIQGGSAQGLGLAVMEEIQTVDGKIRNPSFTDYLIPTVLDMPPMDIDVLERPDPNAPYGLRGVGEPPTISSTPAIVAAIRAATGLALPRVPVRPEHLTGT; this is encoded by the coding sequence ATGACCACCACTGAAGTCTCCACGCAGACCACCGGCAACGGGGTGGGCACGAGCCCGCGGCGGCCCGACGGCACGGTCAAGGTGCGCGGCGAATTCGCCTACTCCTCGGACCTGTGGCACGAGGACATGCTGTGGGGCGCGACGCTGCGCAGCCCGCATCCGTACGCGCGCGTCACCGGCATCGACATCACTGACGCCCTTGCCGTGCAAGGGGTTTACGCGGTGCTGACCCACGAAGACGTGCCCGGCCTGAACAAGTACGGCCTGGAACACTCCGATCAGCCGGTGCTCGCCGTCGACGTCGTGCGCTACCAGGGCGAGCCCGTCGCGCTCGTCGCCGCGGATCATCCCGAGACGGCGCGGCGCGCGATGAAGCGGATCAAGGTCTCCTACGAGGTCCTCGAACCGGTGACGGACTCCGAGAAGGCCGCCGCAGGCGAGGGCGCCGAGCTGCACCCCGGCGGGAACGTCGTGCGACACGCCAAGATCCGCCACGGTGACCAGTCGGTGAAAGCCGACGTCGTGGTGTCCGGCGTCTACGAGGTCGGCATGCAGGATCAGGCTTTCCTCGGTCCCGAGTCCGGCATGGCGATCCCGGACACCGAAGGCGGTGTCGACCTTTATGTCGCCACGCAATGGCTTCACGTCGACCAGCAGCAGATCGTCGCCGCCCTGGGCCTGCCCAAGGACAAGGTGCGGCTGACGCTCGGCGGGGTCGGCGGCGCGTTCGGCGGCCGCGAGGATCTGTCGATCCAGGTGCACGCGTGCCTGCTGGCGCTGCACACCGGCAAGCCGGTCAAGATGGTCTACAACCGCGAGGAATCCTTCTACGGCCACGTGCACCGCCACCCGGCGAAGATGTACTACGAGCACGGCGCGGACAAGGACGGCCGGCTCGTCTATGTGAAGGCGAAGCTGTACCTGGACGGCGGAGCGTACGCCTCGTCGACCGGCGCGGTGGTCGCGAACGCGGCCACGCTCGGCGTCGGCCCGTACAATGTGGACAGTGCCTCTGTCGACTGCTGGGGTGTGTACACCAACAATCCGCCCTGCGGCGCGATGCGCGGCTTCGGCGCTGTTCAGGCGGGCTTCGCCTACGAGTCCCAGATGGACAAACTTGCCAAGGCCTGCGGTATCGACCCGGTGGACATCCGGATCCTCAACGCGATGGAGGAAGGCAGTCTCATGCCGACCGGGCAGGTGGTCGACTCGGCCGCGCCGGTCGCGGAGCTGCTGGAACGCCTGCGCGCCAAGCCGTTGCCGGTCCAGCACGAAGATCTGGACCTGCGCCGGATGCCGGGCGGCGTTTCCAACACCACCCACGGCGAGGGTGTCGTCCGGGGCGTCGGCTACGCGGTCGGCATCAAGAACATCTGCTTCTCCGAGGGTTTCGACGACTACTCGACGGCCCGCGTGCGGCTGCAACTCGTCGGCGGCGAACCCGCGGCGACCGTGCACACCGCCGCCTGTGAGGTCGGCCAGGGCCTGGTGACGATCATGCAGCAGATCGTCCGGACCGAACTCGGCATCGAGCAGGTGACGATCCTGCCGATGGACACGAACATCGGCAACGGCGGTTCGACGTCGGCGTCGCGGCAGAGCTATGTCACCGGCGGCGCCGTCCAGGCCGCCTGTGTCGCGGTCCGCTCCGGGCTGCACCAGCACCTGGCGGGCAAACTCGCCGCGGACGGCAAGCTGAACGTCGTCGCGAACAAGGTCGTCTCCGTCGACGGCAGCGTGCTGGCGGACCTCGCCGACGTCCTCGGCGACGAGGTCTTCGACGAGACCGTCGAGTGGCGTCACCGTCCGACAACACCCATCGATCCCGAGACAGGACAAGGGAACGCGCACGTCCAGTACGGTTTCGCGGCCCACCGCGCGGTCGTGGACGTCGACACCGAACTCGGGCTGATCAAGGTCGTCGCACTCGACTGCGCGCAGGACGTCGGCAAGGCGCTCAACCCGCAGGCGGTGCTCGGCCAGATCCAGGGCGGCTCCGCGCAGGGCCTCGGGCTCGCGGTGATGGAGGAGATCCAGACCGTGGACGGGAAGATCCGGAACCCGTCGTTCACCGACTACCTCATCCCGACCGTGCTGGACATGCCGCCGATGGACATCGACGTCCTGGAACGGCCCGACCCCAACGCGCCGTACGGTCTGCGCGGGGTCGGCGAACCGCCGACGATCTCGTCCACCCCGGCGATCGTCGCGGCCATCCGCGCGGCCACCGGGCTGGCGCTGCCGCGTGTCCCGGTGCGTCCCGAGCACCTCACCGGCACCTGA
- a CDS encoding 8-oxoguanine deaminase → MRTVIENAAIATVDGAGTEHASGHVVIENDRIAAVGAGKAPDGEYDERVDGSGCLVTPGLINTHHHLYQWATRGLAADHTLFEWLVALYPIWGRLDAEITHAAATAGLSRLATTGCTTVADHHYVFPRDGGDQVAALAAARIRVGVRLHVVRGSMDRGESQGGLPPDNLVEETEAALLGTEAAIDRFHDASAGAHLQIAAGPCSPFSVSERLMTGAAELARRKGVRLHTHLAETVDEEKQCLAEVGCTPAEYADKLGWLAEDVWLAHSIHLAPEAIRRMGATGTGAAHCPTSNGRIGAGIAPVRQLLDAGVAVGLGVDGAASNESGGLGEELHQSLLQARQRGGPRALTTREALWMGTMGGARCLGRENDLGSVEVGKLADLAVWNLNGLNYAGITDPVAALVLGATPPVERLFVGGATVVTGGSLREESEDEIARELAVASARLRETV, encoded by the coding sequence GTGAGGACCGTCATCGAGAACGCCGCGATCGCGACCGTCGACGGCGCGGGCACCGAGCACGCCTCGGGTCACGTCGTCATCGAGAACGACCGCATCGCCGCGGTCGGTGCCGGGAAGGCTCCCGACGGTGAGTACGACGAACGCGTGGACGGCTCCGGCTGCCTGGTCACACCGGGGCTGATCAACACCCACCACCACCTCTACCAGTGGGCCACGCGCGGTCTCGCCGCCGACCACACGTTGTTCGAATGGCTCGTCGCGCTGTACCCGATCTGGGGGAGGCTCGACGCCGAGATCACGCACGCGGCGGCCACCGCCGGGCTCTCCAGGCTCGCGACCACCGGCTGCACGACCGTCGCCGACCACCATTACGTCTTCCCGCGCGACGGTGGTGACCAGGTCGCGGCCCTCGCCGCCGCCCGGATCCGCGTCGGCGTGCGGCTGCACGTCGTGCGCGGTTCGATGGACCGCGGCGAGTCGCAGGGCGGGCTCCCGCCGGACAACCTCGTCGAGGAGACCGAGGCCGCGCTGCTCGGCACCGAGGCCGCGATCGACCGGTTCCACGACGCCTCGGCAGGCGCTCATCTGCAGATCGCGGCCGGGCCGTGCTCGCCGTTCTCGGTGAGCGAGCGGCTGATGACCGGCGCGGCGGAATTGGCGCGGCGCAAGGGGGTCCGGCTCCACACACATCTCGCCGAGACGGTCGACGAGGAGAAGCAGTGCCTCGCCGAAGTCGGCTGCACACCGGCCGAGTACGCCGACAAACTCGGCTGGCTCGCCGAGGACGTCTGGCTCGCGCACTCGATCCACCTCGCCCCGGAAGCGATCCGGCGGATGGGCGCCACCGGGACCGGTGCGGCGCACTGCCCGACGTCCAACGGGCGGATCGGCGCCGGGATCGCGCCGGTCCGGCAGCTGCTCGACGCCGGGGTGGCGGTCGGGCTCGGCGTCGACGGCGCCGCGTCCAACGAGTCCGGCGGCCTCGGCGAGGAACTGCACCAGTCCCTGCTGCAGGCGCGGCAGCGCGGCGGGCCACGTGCGCTGACCACGCGCGAGGCGCTGTGGATGGGCACGATGGGCGGCGCTCGCTGCCTCGGCCGGGAAAACGACCTGGGTTCGGTCGAGGTCGGCAAACTCGCCGACCTCGCGGTCTGGAACCTGAACGGCCTGAACTACGCCGGGATCACCGACCCCGTCGCCGCCCTGGTGCTCGGCGCCACCCCGCCGGTCGAGCGGCTCTTCGTGGGCGGCGCGACCGTGGTGACCGGCGGCTCGCTGCGCGAGGAATCCGAAGACGAGATCGCCCGCGAGCTGGCCGTGGCCAGTGCGCGGCTGAGGGAGACGGTATGA
- a CDS encoding (2Fe-2S)-binding protein: MRVNVTINGESRQADDVWEGESLLYVLRERLGLPGSKNACEQGECGSCTVYLDEVPVCSCLVAAGQVEGREVRTVEGLADGDKLDRVQQSFVDAGAVQCGFCTPGLVVAAHDLLNRVENPADEEIREALAGNLCRCTGYEKILDAVRLAATRGETA, encoded by the coding sequence GTGCGCGTGAACGTGACGATCAACGGCGAATCCCGCCAGGCCGACGACGTCTGGGAGGGCGAAAGCCTGCTCTACGTGCTCCGCGAACGGCTCGGCCTCCCCGGTTCCAAGAACGCCTGTGAACAGGGTGAATGCGGTTCTTGCACGGTGTACCTCGACGAGGTCCCGGTGTGTTCTTGCCTGGTCGCGGCCGGTCAGGTCGAGGGCCGCGAGGTCCGAACGGTCGAAGGGCTCGCCGACGGCGACAAGCTGGACCGCGTCCAGCAGTCCTTTGTGGACGCGGGCGCCGTCCAATGTGGCTTCTGCACCCCCGGCCTGGTGGTGGCCGCGCACGATCTGCTCAACCGGGTCGAAAACCCCGCCGACGAGGAGATCCGCGAGGCGCTGGCGGGCAACCTGTGCCGGTGCACCGGGTACGAGAAGATCCTCGACGCCGTCCGGCTGGCCGCGACCAGGGGAGAGACCGCGTGA